One window of the Anopheles cruzii chromosome 2, idAnoCruzAS_RS32_06, whole genome shotgun sequence genome contains the following:
- the LOC128278719 gene encoding uncharacterized protein LOC128278719 yields MNPNILLFGVLAISNVFGAALNDNIDIDIKVDSDSKLYHQGKTVEGSFNYGYIVPRQNYNQFQHKVKGPDDVTYGCYGFVDPQNGTHLYHYVSDMTGYRVVAPNKPTTVYSAHVANSVANIYDATGTKYDWDDLFLPDVCRVLQKSKDERNELSIPEGFRVNDDGTVTQTTKAPPPSSRRPDPTTTTNDSPSHDYQANDSRTNNCQTNNSSTNNSQTNDSQTDNSPATTTTRQPTEPRQEQPATTRRPATTTPRPTPKNSYAEQPTKTSGNKFGPPNGDNLIGQPTNNLVQKPPRDLDAVGYELQELRTMLQMLLKQLGPSRSGPSVDCGDEGLGAVDPNAKQVFLPLVIVDSLPGTKAAQIGGLPPGSQFAIPSVGYGSPRCGNCG; encoded by the exons ATCTTGCTGTTTGGAGTGTTGGCCATCAGCAACGTATTCGGGGCTGCCTTGAATGAtaacatcgacatcgacatcaAGGTTGATTCGGATTCGAAGCTCTACCATCAGGGCAAGACGGTGGAGGGATCGTTCAACTACGGGTACATCGTGCCGCGCCAGAACTACAACCAGTTCCAACACAAGGTCAAGGGTCCTGACGATGTTACGTACGGGTGCTACGGATTTGTGGACCCCCAGAACGGTACCCACCTGTACCACTACGTGTCCGACATGACAGGCTATCGGGTGGTGGCACCGAACAAGCCGACCACCGTCTACTCGGCCCACGTGGCCAACAGTGT CGCAAACATCTATGACGCCACCGGTACAAAGTACGATTGGGACGATCTCTTCCTGCCCGACGTTTGCCGCGTGCTGCAAAAAAGCAAGGATGAGCGCAACGAGCTGTCGATCCCGGAAGGGTTCCGGGTGAACGACGATGGAACGGTGACGCAGACGACTAAAGCACCGCCCCCCAGCAGCCGCAGGCCCGACCCTACCACTACT ACCAACGACTCCCCGAGCCACGACTACCAGGCCAACGACTCCCGAACCAACAACTGCCAGACCAACAACTCCTCGACCAACAACAGCCAGACCAACGACTCCCAGACCGACAACT CACCAGCCACGACTACGACACGACAACCGACCGAACCACGCCAAGAACAACCGGCCACCACCCGACGTCCGGCAACGACAACTCCACGGCCGACCCCGAAAAACAGCTACGCCGAGCAGCCAACCAAAACCAGCGGCAACAAGTTTGGACCACCGAACGGTGATAATCTAATCGGACAACCGACAAACAATCTGGTCCAGAAGCCCCCCC GTGATCTGGATGCGGTTGGCTACGAGCTTCAGGAGCTGCGAACGATGCTCCAGATGCTACTGAAACAGTTGGGCCCTTCCCGGTCCGGACCGTCTGTGGACTGTGGAGACGAGGGGCTCGGTGCGGTCGATCCGAACGCGAAACAGGTGTTCCTGCCGCTCGTCATTGTCGATAGTCTGCCGGGGACGAAGGCAGCGCAGATCGGTGGTCTACCGCCCGGCAGTCAGTTTGCCATTCCGTCAGTCGGGTACGGGTCGCCGCGGTGTGGTAACTGTGGTTGA